In Nicotiana tabacum cultivar K326 chromosome 11, ASM71507v2, whole genome shotgun sequence, a single window of DNA contains:
- the LOC107782455 gene encoding LOB domain-containing protein 1-like, translated as MECSDNKTTTISSLTANIVSATTTSSELISPRSIISAPPSPPPPVILTPCAACKILRRRCVDKCVLAPYFPPTDPLKFTIAHRVFGASNIIKMLQELPEEQRADAVNSMVYEANARIRDPVYGCAGVICQLQKQISGLQAEFAKAQAEILNLKCQNSNLLALVCMEVTEYQENSSSSNDYGNNTSLFLEDNSVYAAWEPLWT; from the exons ATGGAATGTAGTGATAACAAAACCACCACCATTTCTTCACTAACTGCTAATATTGTTTCTGCAACTACAACAAGTAGTGAATTAATATCTCCCAGAAGCATAATATCAGCACCTCCTTCACCACCACCACCTGTTATTCTTACTCCTTGTGCTGCTTGCAAAATCCTGCGCAGGAGATGTGTTGACAAATGTGTATTGGCACCCTATTTTCCTCCCACTGATCCCCTTAAATTTACCATTGCTCATAGAGTTTTTGGTGCTAGCAACATCATCAAAATGTTGCAG GAGCTACCAGAGGAACAAAGAGCAGATGCTGTGAATAGTATGGTGTATGAGGCAAATGCCAGAATCAGAGATCCAGTATATGGTTGTGCTGGTGTTATTTGCCAATTGCAAAAGCAAATAAGTGGGCTTCAAGCAGAATTTGCCAAGGCACAAGCAGAAATCTTGAatttaaaatgccaaaattctaatttgcTAGCCTTAGTTTGCATGGAAGTaacagaatatcaagaaaatagcagcagcagcaatgaCTATGGAAACAACACAAGCCTGTTTTTGGAAGATAACAGTGTATATGCAGCTTGGGAGCCACTTTGGACATGA